A region of Halalkaliarchaeum desulfuricum DNA encodes the following proteins:
- a CDS encoding universal stress protein: MRILLGLGTGDDSIHTLERIARRATAAGDEVSIVVGGPGPVTSIEELEERVRAELSGLDVDAEIRTLGADEDLGGYLVETAEREGFDRIVLEGGARSPMGKIQLSSTAEFVLLNATTSVTLVR, encoded by the coding sequence ATGAGGATACTTCTCGGCCTGGGAACGGGGGACGACTCCATACACACGCTGGAGCGAATTGCGAGACGGGCAACCGCCGCGGGCGACGAGGTGTCGATCGTCGTCGGCGGTCCCGGACCGGTGACGTCGATCGAGGAACTCGAAGAGCGAGTGCGAGCGGAGCTTTCGGGCCTGGACGTCGACGCCGAGATACGGACGCTCGGCGCCGACGAGGACCTGGGTGGATATCTCGTCGAAACCGCAGAACGGGAGGGGTTCGACCGGATCGTCCTCGAGGGCGGGGCACGGAGTCCGATGGGGAAGATACAGCTCAGCAGCACCGCCGAGTTCGTGCTGCTCAACGCCACAACGTCGGTGACTCTCGTGCGATGA
- a CDS encoding GNAT family N-acetyltransferase encodes MTGPRRYPDEPAGPFQEPPRAFTDREGREIEIRACRGEPEEYDALVEMYTGFDPSDRAQGIPPAQESRIRSWLDTILDEDCHNVVAWHGESAVGHATLVPDDEAHELAIFVLQEYQNAGIGTELIEGLLGHGASEGVRKVWLTVERWNHAAVELYRKTGFETSNAESFELEMAIRLAEPE; translated from the coding sequence ATGACGGGACCACGACGCTACCCGGACGAACCGGCCGGACCGTTCCAGGAGCCGCCGCGTGCGTTCACCGATCGGGAGGGACGAGAGATCGAGATCCGGGCCTGTCGGGGGGAGCCAGAGGAGTACGACGCGCTCGTCGAGATGTACACGGGGTTCGATCCCTCCGACCGCGCCCAGGGAATCCCCCCGGCCCAGGAGTCCCGGATCCGGTCGTGGCTCGACACCATTCTCGACGAGGACTGTCACAACGTGGTCGCCTGGCACGGCGAGTCGGCGGTGGGTCACGCGACGCTGGTTCCGGACGACGAAGCCCACGAACTCGCGATCTTCGTGCTCCAGGAGTACCAGAACGCCGGGATCGGCACCGAACTCATCGAGGGGCTTTTGGGCCACGGCGCGAGCGAGGGCGTCCGGAAGGTGTGGCTCACGGTCGAACGGTGGAACCACGCCGCAGTGGAACTGTACCGCAAAACCGGGTTCGAGACGAGCAACGCAGAGAGCTTCGAACTGGAGATGGCGATCCGCTTGGCCGAACCGGAGTGA
- a CDS encoding universal stress protein produces MTLEVDLVLVPVDGSDESSDAVEYALTVAETYGAAIHAMYVLGEEVVRAIETGAVDADEVADETELYTEGIRQQGDERGVDVSTSIAYGFSTRIKTRHPGSVVLDTAESIDADFIVVPREPTSGDPGEVLEKAAEYVLLYASQPVLSV; encoded by the coding sequence ATGACCCTGGAAGTTGACCTCGTGCTGGTGCCGGTGGACGGCAGCGACGAGTCTTCCGACGCCGTCGAGTACGCCCTCACTGTTGCCGAGACGTACGGCGCTGCCATCCACGCGATGTACGTCCTCGGGGAGGAGGTCGTCCGGGCGATCGAAACCGGCGCGGTCGACGCCGACGAGGTCGCCGACGAGACCGAACTGTACACCGAGGGGATCCGACAGCAGGGTGACGAGCGCGGCGTCGACGTCTCCACCTCGATCGCCTACGGCTTCTCGACCCGGATCAAAACCCGCCACCCCGGCAGTGTCGTCCTCGACACCGCCGAATCGATCGACGCCGATTTCATCGTCGTCCCACGGGAGCCCACGTCTGGCGATCCGGGCGAGGTGCTCGAGAAGGCCGCCGAATACGTTCTGCTGTACGCCAGCCAGCCCGTTCTGTCGGTGTGA
- a CDS encoding universal stress protein — protein MFETVVIATDGSQSVQRAVDVALDLAARFDAEVHALYVVDAGDVESSPEEIRSELRDALSERGREALSAVESRAGRNVVTAVREGRPASEITAYAREVDADLVATGTRGRHGENRFLIGSVAERVVRTCPVPVLTVRQLAEEGE, from the coding sequence ATGTTCGAGACGGTCGTCATCGCAACCGACGGCTCCCAGAGCGTCCAGCGCGCGGTGGACGTCGCCCTGGATCTCGCCGCACGGTTCGATGCGGAGGTCCACGCACTGTACGTCGTCGACGCCGGGGACGTCGAGTCCTCGCCGGAGGAGATCCGGTCGGAGCTCCGGGACGCGCTCTCCGAGCGCGGACGAGAAGCGCTTTCGGCGGTCGAGTCCCGCGCGGGCCGAAACGTCGTCACGGCGGTCCGGGAGGGACGCCCCGCCAGTGAAATTACTGCGTACGCACGCGAAGTGGACGCCGACCTGGTCGCGACGGGCACCCGCGGCCGACACGGCGAGAACCGCTTTCTCATCGGGAGCGTCGCCGAACGCGTCGTCCGGACCTGCCCCGTGCCGGTGTTGACCGTCCGACAACTGGCCGAAGAGGGCGAATAG
- a CDS encoding zinc-dependent alcohol dehydrogenase family protein produces MKAAILEEHGEPLAIEEVDAPSADPEGAVVEIEACGICRSDWHGWQGDWAWLGIQPQPGQILGHEPAGRVVEVGEEVEHVREGDHVAIPFNIGDGTCPECQRGYSNTCENLMPLGFVEPVQGAFAELTHVPAADHNVVQLPDGVSSVDMAGLGCRFMTSFHALAHRADVGAGDWVAVHGCGGIGLSAVHIADALGANVIAVDLMDEKLDLATNLGAVATVNASEADNVSGEVAAIAGGGADVSVDALGIAETCRNSVQSLGNRGQHLQIGLTTEAEEGEVSLPTDMMVMKEIEFIGSLGMPPTRYDEIFRMVQTGKLQPAEIVSETVALEDVSAKLEAMTDFGTTGIPVIEEF; encoded by the coding sequence ATGAAGGCGGCTATACTCGAGGAGCACGGGGAACCGCTCGCGATCGAGGAGGTCGACGCGCCGTCGGCGGATCCGGAGGGAGCAGTCGTCGAGATCGAGGCGTGTGGGATCTGTCGCAGCGACTGGCACGGCTGGCAGGGCGACTGGGCGTGGCTCGGGATCCAGCCCCAGCCGGGACAGATCCTCGGCCACGAGCCCGCCGGCCGGGTCGTGGAGGTCGGCGAGGAGGTCGAACACGTCCGGGAGGGCGACCACGTCGCGATTCCCTTCAACATCGGCGACGGAACGTGTCCGGAGTGTCAGCGGGGATACTCGAACACGTGTGAGAACCTGATGCCGCTGGGGTTCGTCGAGCCCGTCCAGGGGGCGTTCGCGGAGCTGACGCACGTCCCGGCGGCGGACCACAACGTCGTCCAGCTGCCGGACGGCGTCTCGTCAGTGGACATGGCCGGGTTGGGCTGTCGGTTCATGACCTCCTTTCACGCGCTGGCCCACCGGGCCGACGTCGGCGCCGGCGACTGGGTGGCCGTCCACGGCTGCGGCGGGATCGGGCTGTCGGCGGTCCACATCGCCGACGCGCTGGGGGCGAACGTGATCGCCGTCGATCTGATGGACGAGAAACTCGATCTCGCCACCAACCTGGGAGCCGTAGCGACCGTCAACGCCTCGGAGGCCGACAACGTTTCAGGCGAGGTGGCCGCGATCGCCGGCGGCGGCGCGGACGTGTCGGTCGACGCGCTGGGGATCGCCGAGACCTGCCGGAACTCGGTGCAGAGCCTGGGCAACCGCGGGCAGCACCTCCAGATCGGGCTGACGACCGAAGCGGAGGAGGGCGAGGTGTCGCTGCCGACCGACATGATGGTGATGAAAGAGATCGAGTTCATCGGATCGCTGGGGATGCCGCCGACGCGGTACGACGAAATCTTCCGGATGGTCCAGACCGGGAAGCTGCAGCCCGCAGAGATCGTCTCCGAGACCGTCGCGCTGGAGGACGTGTCGGCGAAGCTCGAGGCGATGACCGACTTCGGGACGACCGGGATTCCGGTGATCGAAGAGTTCTAG
- a CDS encoding AIR synthase family protein, producing MTGKLDPETISRLVYGRTGAPEPDLIQGAAFGEDTAAVPIGDETLVINADPCSLAAEHVGTIAVHVACNDVAASGAHPRWLTSTILLPEADAVETLDRVTAQLDAAAREVGTTIVGGHTERSAQLERPLLAMTAMGLTDRYVATGSAEPGDRLLLTKGAGVEATGIMATDFRAELEGDVDEATIDRAADFFEWLSVVPDAEAIGPFATAMHDPTEGGVLAGLVELALAGEVRCVVSRDDILVREETAALANTLGIDPLRTFGSGALLATVPEETVGDALGAADEAGIEAAEIGRIEGVEGREAAGVEIDGALLTEVPRDDMYALWS from the coding sequence GTGACCGGAAAACTCGATCCCGAGACCATCTCGCGGCTGGTGTACGGACGCACGGGTGCGCCCGAGCCCGATCTGATTCAGGGTGCGGCGTTCGGCGAGGACACCGCCGCGGTTCCGATTGGCGATGAGACGCTCGTAATCAACGCCGACCCCTGTTCGCTCGCCGCCGAGCACGTCGGCACGATCGCGGTCCACGTCGCCTGCAACGACGTCGCCGCCTCCGGTGCCCACCCGCGGTGGCTCACGAGCACGATCCTCCTCCCCGAAGCGGACGCCGTCGAGACGCTCGACCGGGTGACCGCCCAGCTCGACGCGGCGGCCCGGGAGGTCGGCACCACCATCGTCGGCGGGCACACGGAGCGCTCCGCGCAGTTGGAGCGTCCCCTGCTCGCGATGACCGCAATGGGACTGACCGACCGCTACGTCGCCACCGGCAGCGCCGAGCCGGGCGACCGGCTCCTGCTCACGAAGGGCGCCGGCGTCGAAGCCACGGGTATCATGGCGACCGACTTCCGGGCGGAGCTCGAGGGGGACGTCGACGAGGCGACGATCGACCGTGCCGCCGACTTCTTCGAGTGGCTCAGCGTCGTCCCCGACGCGGAGGCGATCGGTCCGTTTGCGACCGCGATGCACGACCCGACCGAGGGCGGGGTGCTGGCGGGGCTCGTCGAACTCGCGCTGGCGGGGGAGGTCCGGTGTGTGGTGTCGCGGGACGACATCCTCGTCCGGGAGGAGACAGCAGCACTGGCGAACACACTCGGGATCGATCCCCTCCGGACGTTCGGCTCCGGGGCATTGCTCGCGACCGTTCCGGAAGAGACGGTCGGCGACGCCCTGGGGGCCGCCGACGAGGCGGGGATCGAGGCCGCCGAGATCGGTCGAATCGAGGGCGTGGAGGGCAGAGAGGCCGCCGGCGTCGAGATCGACGGTGCGCTTTTGACCGAGGTGCCCCGGGACGATATGTACGCGCTGTGGTCGTGA